Proteins encoded by one window of Sardina pilchardus chromosome 7, fSarPil1.1, whole genome shotgun sequence:
- the LOC134087442 gene encoding DENN domain-containing protein 2D-like isoform X2 encodes MMKKRLSSAWSSFRGKLSRDRALKEAEPAGAADLDLTESKGKEPRYSSAQFFFEYLVVVSLKKTKEGAYEPQITYQFPKRDGLVRFQKEEQEKTFKAITLFCFPEGINWEPLTEYCSETFSFVLTEVDGSRRNGYCRRLLPHGNGARPPEAYCIISSVACFGLFSKIFDEVEKRRQISKAMVYPFMQSLREAPFPAPGNTVNIKSFIPDAGTEIISLTRPLESWLEHVDFRTLFRCLSDEEVVQVFAATVLERRIIFIADELSTLSQVIHAVAVLLSPFTWQHTLIPIVPEILIDVVMAPTPYLLGVQKRLLDFLEDQTDLLVVDLSEDRQETFITKIGDEKAILPHKLQDEILQALKTRPEKATVEELNRVVPAAFFPFFIKTVGHFSNHIVRKQGEPGVFQQRSFCKALESKSTRHFVKKFVQSQMFDLFIQEVEQQPASQEGFFQKKVAEYHQKMKKEKTKKH; translated from the exons ATGATGAAGAAGAGGCTCAGCTCGGCCTGGTCCTCCTTCAGGGGGAAGCTCAGCAGAGACA GGGCCTTGAAGGAGGCGGAGCCTGCTGGAGCTGCCGATCTCGACCTCACCGAGAGCAAAGGCAAGGAGCCGCGCTACTCCAGCGCCCAGTTCTTCTTTGAGTACCTGGTTGTGGTCAGCCTGAAGAAGACCAAAGAGGGAGCCTATGAGCCTCAGATCACATACCAGTTCCCTAAA AGAGATGGTTTGGTGCGTTTCcagaaggaggagcaggagaagaccTTCAAGGCCATCACACTCTTCTGCTTTCCCGAGGGCATCAACTGGGAACCCCTCACGGAGTACTGCAG TGAGACCTTCTCCTTTGTCTTGACTGAAGTCGATGGCAGCCGAAGGAATGGCTACTGCCGGAGGCTATTG CCACATGGTAATGGGGCTCGTCCTCCAGAGGCCTACTGCATAATCAGTTCGGTGGCCTGCTTCGGCCTCTTCTCTAAG ATCTTTGATGAGGTGGAGAAGCGACGGCAGATCTCCAAGGCGATGGTGTACCCCTTCATGCAAAGCCTGCGGGAGGCACCGTTTCCTGCCCCTGGCAACACTGTCAACATCAAGAGCTTCATCCCTGATGCTGGCACAGAG aTCATCAGTCTGACACGACCGTTGGAGTCGTGGCTGGAGCACGTGGATTTCCGTACACTGTTCCGTTGCCTGAGCGATGAGGAAGTGGTGCAGGTGTTCGCTGCCACCGTGTTGGAGAGACGCATCATTTTTATTGCAGATGAGCTCAG CACCCTATCTCAGGTCATTCATGCTGTGGCTGTACTACTGTCCCCGTTCACGTGGCAACACACCCTGATCCCCATCGTCCCCGAGATCCTCATTGATGTCGTCATGGCACCAACCCCATATCTGCTGGGTGTGCAGAAGCGATTGCTAGATTTTCTTGAGGACCAAACTGAT CTGCTGGTGGTTGACTTATCAGAGGACAGACAGGAAACATTCATCACAAAA attggAGATGAGAAGGCTATTCTTCCACACAAGCTTCAAGATGAAATTCTGCAGGCTCTAAAGACAAGACCAGAGAAAGCTA CCGTGGAGGAGCTGAATAGGGTGGTGCCTGCAGCCTTCTTTCCCTTCTTCATCAAAACGGTCGGCCATTTCTCTAATCACATCGTGCGCAAACAAGGCGAGCCGGGGGTCTTTCAGCAGAGGAGCTTCTGCAAAGCACTGGAATCCAAGAGCACTCGCCATTTCGTCAAGAAGTTTGTCCAGTCACAGATGTTTGACCTCTTCATCCAGGAGGTGGAGCAGCAACCGGCTTCTCaggaag GCTTTTTCCAGAAGAAGGTTGCTGAATATCATCAGAagatgaagaaggagaagacAAAGAAACACTAA
- the LOC134088276 gene encoding DNA damage-regulated autophagy modulator protein 2, with amino-acid sequence MWWFQQGLCWLPATLVIWSTTTFVLSYSLTVLLGHTDPVLPYISDTGTQVPERCVFGFMLSITSFLGAATVYVRYKQVQTLTSPSEHILHLLNGVGIILGFLSCCGMCVVANFQKTDLIGVHLFGAGMTFAAGALYILVQTGVSYRMQPRFNGKGVLWSRTAVGLWTLSSIVILFVSSIIMYDEEPDVDVTTKVSWTPTELGYVPHLVSAAAEWSLAFSFIFFFLTYIRDFQKLRLRVQAILQCNHLYNYAHYDGRVHVHHGERSPLLAGSI; translated from the exons atgtggtggttTCAGCAGGGGCTTTGCTGGCTCCCTGCAACCCTGGTCATCTGGTCTACAACCACGTTTgttctctcttactccctcacTGTGTTACTTGGACACACAGACCCAGTGCTGCCTTACATCAG tgacacaggcacacaggttCCAGAGCGCTGCGTGTTTGGGTTCATGCTCTCCATCACCTCCTTCTTAG GTGCAGCCACAGTCTATGTGCGATACAAGCAGGTCCAGACATTAACCTCACCGAGCGAACATATCCTGCACTTGCTCAATGGTGTAGGTATCATCCTTGGTTTCCTCAGCtgctgtgggatgtgtgtggtggCCAACTTTCAG AAAACAGACCTGATTGGCGTGCACCTGTTTGGAGCGGGGATGACCTTTGCGGCAGGGGCGCTGTACATCCTGGTGCAGACGGGCGTGTCCTACCGCATGCAGCCCCGTTTCAACGGAAAGGGCGTCCTGTGGTCGCGTACGGCAGTGGGCTTGTGGACCCTGAGCAGCATCGTCATCC TGTTTGTGTCGTCCATTATCATGTACGATGAAGAGCCCGATGTGGACGTGACTACCAAAGTCAGCTGGACGCCCACTGAGTTG gGATATGTGCCTCACCTGGTGAGTGCTGCCGCTGAGTGGTCCCTGGCATTCtctttcatcttcttcttcctcaccTACATACGGGACTTCCAG AAACTTCGTCTGCGAGTCCAGGCCATCCTGCAGTGTAACCACCTCTACAACTACGCACACTACGACGGGCGAGTGCACGTTCACCATGGAGAGCGCTCTCCTCTGCTGGCAGGCAGCATCTAA
- the LOC134087442 gene encoding DENN domain-containing protein 2D-like isoform X1 — MEEDKAAAARSRRAWSFSSLRIKRKPSDGDGGGFSVRRGLRSFSSVREGARKGNEEDLPSGTPKEDATDHPSEIAEGGFAGTEDEESSSMMKKRLSSAWSSFRGKLSRDRALKEAEPAGAADLDLTESKGKEPRYSSAQFFFEYLVVVSLKKTKEGAYEPQITYQFPKRDGLVRFQKEEQEKTFKAITLFCFPEGINWEPLTEYCSETFSFVLTEVDGSRRNGYCRRLLPHGNGARPPEAYCIISSVACFGLFSKIFDEVEKRRQISKAMVYPFMQSLREAPFPAPGNTVNIKSFIPDAGTEIISLTRPLESWLEHVDFRTLFRCLSDEEVVQVFAATVLERRIIFIADELSTLSQVIHAVAVLLSPFTWQHTLIPIVPEILIDVVMAPTPYLLGVQKRLLDFLEDQTDLLVVDLSEDRQETFITKIGDEKAILPHKLQDEILQALKTRPEKATVEELNRVVPAAFFPFFIKTVGHFSNHIVRKQGEPGVFQQRSFCKALESKSTRHFVKKFVQSQMFDLFIQEVEQQPASQEGFFQKKVAEYHQKMKKEKTKKH; from the exons ATGGAGGAGGATAAGGCTGCCGCCGCAAGGTCGAGGAGGGCCTGGAGCTTCAGCTCTCTCCGTATCAAAA GAAAACCGTCtgatggtgatggaggtggcTTTTCTGTTAGGAGAGGTCTGCGTTCTTTTTCCTCTGTTCGGGAAGGAGCGCGAAAGG GGAATGAGGAGGACTTGCCTTCAGGAACCCCCAAAGAAGATGCTACCGACCATCCATCAGAGATAGCAGAAG GTGGATTCGCAGGGACTGAGGATGAGGAGTCAAGCAGCATGATGAAGAAGAGGCTCAGCTCGGCCTGGTCCTCCTTCAGGGGGAAGCTCAGCAGAGACA GGGCCTTGAAGGAGGCGGAGCCTGCTGGAGCTGCCGATCTCGACCTCACCGAGAGCAAAGGCAAGGAGCCGCGCTACTCCAGCGCCCAGTTCTTCTTTGAGTACCTGGTTGTGGTCAGCCTGAAGAAGACCAAAGAGGGAGCCTATGAGCCTCAGATCACATACCAGTTCCCTAAA AGAGATGGTTTGGTGCGTTTCcagaaggaggagcaggagaagaccTTCAAGGCCATCACACTCTTCTGCTTTCCCGAGGGCATCAACTGGGAACCCCTCACGGAGTACTGCAG TGAGACCTTCTCCTTTGTCTTGACTGAAGTCGATGGCAGCCGAAGGAATGGCTACTGCCGGAGGCTATTG CCACATGGTAATGGGGCTCGTCCTCCAGAGGCCTACTGCATAATCAGTTCGGTGGCCTGCTTCGGCCTCTTCTCTAAG ATCTTTGATGAGGTGGAGAAGCGACGGCAGATCTCCAAGGCGATGGTGTACCCCTTCATGCAAAGCCTGCGGGAGGCACCGTTTCCTGCCCCTGGCAACACTGTCAACATCAAGAGCTTCATCCCTGATGCTGGCACAGAG aTCATCAGTCTGACACGACCGTTGGAGTCGTGGCTGGAGCACGTGGATTTCCGTACACTGTTCCGTTGCCTGAGCGATGAGGAAGTGGTGCAGGTGTTCGCTGCCACCGTGTTGGAGAGACGCATCATTTTTATTGCAGATGAGCTCAG CACCCTATCTCAGGTCATTCATGCTGTGGCTGTACTACTGTCCCCGTTCACGTGGCAACACACCCTGATCCCCATCGTCCCCGAGATCCTCATTGATGTCGTCATGGCACCAACCCCATATCTGCTGGGTGTGCAGAAGCGATTGCTAGATTTTCTTGAGGACCAAACTGAT CTGCTGGTGGTTGACTTATCAGAGGACAGACAGGAAACATTCATCACAAAA attggAGATGAGAAGGCTATTCTTCCACACAAGCTTCAAGATGAAATTCTGCAGGCTCTAAAGACAAGACCAGAGAAAGCTA CCGTGGAGGAGCTGAATAGGGTGGTGCCTGCAGCCTTCTTTCCCTTCTTCATCAAAACGGTCGGCCATTTCTCTAATCACATCGTGCGCAAACAAGGCGAGCCGGGGGTCTTTCAGCAGAGGAGCTTCTGCAAAGCACTGGAATCCAAGAGCACTCGCCATTTCGTCAAGAAGTTTGTCCAGTCACAGATGTTTGACCTCTTCATCCAGGAGGTGGAGCAGCAACCGGCTTCTCaggaag GCTTTTTCCAGAAGAAGGTTGCTGAATATCATCAGAagatgaagaaggagaagacAAAGAAACACTAA
- the LOC134087444 gene encoding choline/ethanolaminephosphotransferase 1-like, producing MSGSAGKRSRRGRAEAPTDSDGGSSSDSGSGAQAGVSVLNRMLDLPAGHLSRPQLKRLEDHRYSSAGRSLLEPSMQPYWEGLVARVPTWIAPNLITIVGLATNILTTLVLVYYCPTASEQAPTWVYFACAVGLFIYQSLDAIDGKQARRTNSSTPLGELFDHGCDSLSTVFVVLGTCIAVQLGTHPGWMFFCCFAGMFMFYCAHWQTYVSGTLRFGIIDVTEVQIFIIVMYLLGAVGGTAFWQFPLPVVQMPVKIIPAILTVLGAIFSCTNYFRVIFGGGVGKNGSTIAGTSVLSPGFHIGTVITLASLIFFKSSGQLFQTHPCLFILAFGFVSAKITNKLVVAHMTKSEMRLYDLAFLGPVLLCLNQCVMRVVDQYAMLWITILLSAVDLVRYCVSVCNQIATHLNICVFRITTTRSGQKNHH from the exons ATGAGTGGCAGTGCCGGTAAGCGCAGCCGCCGGGGCCGGGCCGAGGCCCCCACAGACTCCGACGGAGGCTCCAGCAGTGACTCGGGCTCAGGGGCCCAGGCTGGGGTGTCCGTGCTGAACCGAATGCTGGACCTGCCGGCCGGGCACCTCTCGCGTCCGCAGCTGAAGCGCTTGGAGGACCACCGGTACAGCAGCGCAGGCCGCTCCCTGTTGGAGCCCAGCATGCAGCCGTACTGGGAGGGCCTGGTGGCGCGCGTGCCCACGTGGATCGCACCCAACCTCATCACCATTGTGGGCCTTGCCACCAACATCCTTACCACCCTGGTGCTGGTCTACTACTGCCCCACTGCCTCCGAGCAG GCTCCCACGTGGGTGTACTTTGCCTGTGCTGTGGGTCTCTTCATTTACCAGTCTCTGGATGCCATCGACGGGAAGCAGGCGAGGCGCACTAACAGTAGCACGCCACTGGGGGAGCTGTTCGACCACGGCTGCGACTCGCTGTCCACCG tgTTTGTGGTGTTGGGCACGTGCATTGCCGTGCAGCTGGGCACCCATCCCGGCTGGATGTTCTTCTGCTGTTTCGCGGGCATGTTCATGTTCTACTGCGCCCACTGGCAGACCTACGTCTCCGGCACGCTGCGCTTCGGCAT TattgatgtgactgaagttcagatCTTCATAATAGTCATGTATCTGCTGGGCGCCGTGGGAGGAACCGCTTTCTGGCAGTTTCCG CTTCCTGTAGTTCAGATGCCCGTTAAGATCATCCCTGCCATACTTACAGTCCTGGGGGCCATCTTCTCCTGCACCAACTACTTCCGGGTTATTTTTGGAGGGGGTGTGGGCAAGAATGGCTCCACAATCGCA GGAACCAGTGTGTTGTCTCCAGGCTTCCATATAGGAACAGTGATCACTCTAGCGTCCCTCATCTTCTTCAAGTCCTCTGGGCAGCTCTTTCAGACGCACCCCTGTCTGTTCATCCTGGCCTTTGGCTTTGTGTCTGCCAAGATCACCAACAAGCTAGTG GTGGCCCACATGACCAAGAGTGAGATGCGGTTGTATGACCTGGCCTTCCTAGGCCCGGTGCTGCTGTGCCTCAACCAGTGTGTGATGAGGGTGGTGGACCAGTACGCCATGCTGTGGATCACCATC CTCCTGTCGGCTGTGGACCTGGTGCGGTACTGCGTCAGCGTCTGCAACCAGATCGCCACTCACCTGAACATCTGCGTCTTTCGCATCACGACCACTCGCAGCGGCCAGAAGAACCACCACTAG